A section of the Pelagibaculum spongiae genome encodes:
- a CDS encoding McrB family protein yields the protein MAREDFSAMRDFCKGNEGRIYSSTELKDALKHRIDKASVKPSDYCYNRAYKTTPFTMLIFEYVDGQYRFLGEDYPYSGKIFQKPKGKSEKVVGQWVDGKFELEDWNAFLNISRSHPKCSVTKLVGEKPTINLDESEETLPMNQVNVPLNQILYGPPGTGKTYHTVQAAVTAIDQKQPLQMPRDALKARYDELTDSQQIRFVTFHQSFGYEEFVQGLRATTDDAGQISYQVKDGVFKQICDAARADADQRYVLIIDEINRGNISKIFGELITLIETSKRTGTDAQPNLEALALQLPYSDSDELFTVPDNLYLIGTMNTADRSLAMMDTALRRRFDFKEMMPEPALLKGVVVKNIQLDQLLSTLNQRIEVLYDREHTLGHAFFMPVKEKLQSGTEQAAFEILCSVFQNKVIPLLEEYFFEDWQKIRLVLGDNQKRDPSQQFISAKKINDYRALFGSSYEQDNYAQEQYQYQVNSLTFANPAAYQGIYSKHVSEVADSKAVSEFAA from the coding sequence ATGGCCCGCGAAGATTTTTCAGCCATGCGCGACTTCTGCAAAGGGAATGAAGGACGCATTTACTCCTCCACAGAGCTAAAAGATGCATTAAAACATCGGATAGATAAAGCAAGTGTAAAACCTTCTGACTATTGCTATAACCGCGCGTACAAAACTACCCCATTTACCATGCTGATTTTTGAATACGTTGACGGCCAATATCGCTTTCTGGGTGAAGACTATCCCTATAGCGGTAAAATTTTTCAAAAACCCAAAGGGAAAAGTGAAAAAGTTGTGGGCCAATGGGTCGATGGAAAATTTGAATTAGAAGACTGGAATGCCTTTCTCAATATTTCACGATCACATCCCAAGTGCTCTGTGACCAAGCTGGTCGGTGAGAAACCAACGATAAACCTGGACGAAAGTGAAGAGACGCTGCCAATGAATCAAGTAAACGTACCCCTGAATCAAATCCTCTATGGCCCTCCTGGTACAGGAAAAACGTATCACACAGTTCAGGCGGCGGTGACAGCAATCGACCAAAAGCAGCCATTACAGATGCCTCGTGATGCACTTAAGGCTCGCTATGACGAATTAACCGATTCGCAGCAAATTCGCTTTGTGACTTTCCACCAGAGCTTTGGCTATGAAGAGTTTGTTCAAGGATTGCGTGCGACTACCGATGATGCAGGCCAAATCAGCTATCAAGTTAAAGATGGTGTGTTCAAGCAAATCTGTGATGCAGCGCGAGCAGATGCTGACCAGAGATATGTGCTGATTATCGATGAAATTAATCGTGGCAATATTTCAAAAATATTTGGTGAACTGATTACGCTGATTGAAACGTCTAAGCGCACCGGTACTGATGCACAGCCAAACTTAGAAGCGCTTGCGTTGCAGCTGCCCTACTCTGACTCAGATGAGCTATTTACAGTCCCGGATAATTTATATCTGATCGGTACTATGAATACTGCAGACCGGTCGTTGGCCATGATGGATACTGCGTTGCGCCGCCGTTTTGATTTCAAGGAAATGATGCCTGAACCTGCGCTATTGAAAGGTGTTGTCGTTAAAAATATTCAGCTGGATCAACTGCTGTCCACCCTGAACCAGCGTATTGAAGTGTTATATGATCGAGAGCATACGTTGGGTCACGCTTTTTTTATGCCGGTAAAAGAAAAACTTCAAAGTGGTACTGAGCAAGCCGCATTTGAAATCCTATGCTCGGTTTTTCAAAACAAAGTAATTCCTTTACTGGAGGAGTACTTCTTCGAAGACTGGCAAAAAATTCGCCTGGTATTGGGTGATAATCAAAAGCGAGATCCATCTCAACAGTTTATCTCTGCCAAAAAAATCAATGATTACCGTGCACTATTTGGCAGTTCATACGAACAAGATAATTATGCGCAAGAGCAATACCAATATCAGGTTAACTCTCTAACCTTTGCTAACCCTGCAGCCTATCAGGGCATCTACAGCAAACACGTTTCAGAAGTCGCGGATAGTAAAGCAGTTTCTGAGTTTGCGGCTTGA
- a CDS encoding DsbA family protein: MKGNQLLISMLSIISIGLIVFNIYFYSELSSLQAAHESSSKTHLSHHDIIQAVDDRLASLKKRNAKAVLSRLEEQFQLANETTPDNRLIYGNPNAKITLQEYGDIECPYCRKMHGVIKQVVHHSQGVINWEFKHFPLGIHNPVAAVEGQAIECIKASYNNRIAWIALDKFMMDTRGNGQGINDVPEYVRSFGLNGSLIGNCLASDDHQDKINQDYQDGQRLGISATPAVRIIDNTNAKTYLLGGYKTSEQLLQAIQRITWGG; encoded by the coding sequence ATGAAAGGGAATCAACTACTGATTAGCATGCTTTCAATCATATCTATCGGATTGATTGTATTTAATATTTACTTCTATTCAGAACTGTCTAGCCTGCAAGCAGCTCATGAATCGTCAAGCAAAACACACCTGTCTCATCACGATATTATCCAAGCGGTAGATGATCGCCTTGCTTCTTTGAAAAAACGTAATGCTAAAGCTGTACTGTCCCGCTTGGAAGAGCAGTTTCAGCTAGCGAATGAAACCACCCCAGATAATCGCCTGATTTACGGAAATCCAAATGCAAAAATAACCTTGCAGGAATATGGCGATATTGAATGTCCATACTGCAGAAAAATGCATGGTGTCATCAAGCAAGTGGTCCATCATTCCCAAGGCGTCATCAACTGGGAGTTCAAACATTTTCCTTTAGGGATTCATAACCCTGTAGCCGCAGTTGAAGGCCAGGCCATTGAATGCATTAAAGCATCCTATAACAATCGCATAGCCTGGATCGCATTAGACAAGTTCATGATGGACACTAGAGGAAATGGCCAAGGAATTAACGATGTACCAGAGTATGTCAGATCATTTGGCCTCAATGGTTCTTTGATTGGTAACTGCCTTGCCTCAGATGATCATCAAGACAAGATCAACCAGGATTATCAAGACGGACAACGTCTTGGCATTTCAGCGACACCGGCAGTCCGCATTATCGACAATACAAATGCCAAAACGTACTTATTGGGAGGGTACAAAACATCGGAACAATTATTACAAGCAATTCAGCGAATAACTTGGGGAGGGTAA
- a CDS encoding McrC family protein: MKHYCVFEYGHLVTQEIDDASCTVIPDKLFSYLEKNLLVDAPSKNDQPALLQLCYFRGVRALKVKNYVGVLCTPLGAQIEILPKTGKHCSSDDALDKARKQSLTMISCLSEMKFLRMSDANISLAKRPLFEIFISQFLQSVNQVVKRGLRSDYQSQQDNLKFQKGRLQTALQIKRNLFTPHKFQVEYDEYIQDRPENRLIKSALNKVMGFTRLSANQKLSRELAFALADVPETRSVQQDLKAIRLDRGMSYYQDALRWSELVLKGFSPVAMHGETHAISLLFPMEKVFEAYVAKKLGSLIDIPYQLQLQAQSKSLVTHGGQNMFWLKPDLLIKYHGDEAIVLDTKWKLLDSSLNNASDKYGLSQADFYQMYAYGQKFLKGQGEIYLIYPAHEKFDRPISLSFEMGDADHKLSLWVVPIVINPRFKATDLRLPKTCMLKDAFNLEH; encoded by the coding sequence ATGAAACATTATTGTGTATTTGAATATGGGCATTTAGTCACACAAGAGATTGATGATGCCAGCTGTACGGTCATTCCAGATAAGTTATTTTCCTATCTCGAAAAAAACTTACTCGTTGATGCACCTAGCAAAAATGATCAGCCTGCTTTACTGCAACTTTGTTACTTTCGTGGTGTACGTGCACTGAAAGTGAAGAACTATGTTGGGGTGCTTTGCACCCCACTAGGCGCACAAATTGAAATATTGCCGAAAACCGGTAAGCACTGCAGCTCAGATGACGCGTTGGACAAGGCAAGAAAGCAATCTCTGACCATGATTAGCTGCTTGAGCGAGATGAAGTTTTTGCGTATGTCCGATGCAAATATTTCTCTAGCCAAGCGACCGCTATTTGAAATTTTTATCAGTCAATTTTTGCAAAGTGTTAACCAGGTAGTAAAGCGCGGACTCAGATCAGATTATCAGTCCCAACAAGATAATTTAAAGTTCCAAAAAGGTCGCTTGCAGACTGCTTTGCAAATCAAGCGCAATCTGTTTACTCCACACAAGTTTCAGGTTGAATATGATGAGTACATACAAGACCGCCCAGAAAATCGCTTAATTAAAAGTGCTTTGAATAAGGTGATGGGTTTTACCAGGCTTTCTGCGAATCAAAAACTGAGCAGGGAATTAGCCTTTGCCTTGGCTGATGTGCCTGAAACTCGCTCTGTGCAACAAGATCTAAAAGCCATCAGACTGGATCGAGGGATGAGCTACTACCAAGATGCGCTGCGATGGAGTGAATTGGTTCTCAAGGGGTTTTCACCTGTGGCAATGCATGGCGAGACCCATGCAATATCATTGCTATTTCCTATGGAAAAAGTGTTTGAAGCCTATGTTGCCAAGAAGCTTGGTTCATTAATCGATATTCCCTATCAGCTTCAATTACAGGCACAAAGCAAGTCACTGGTGACGCATGGTGGGCAAAATATGTTCTGGCTTAAACCTGATTTGCTGATCAAGTATCATGGGGATGAGGCCATAGTCTTGGACACCAAGTGGAAACTGTTGGATAGCAGCTTGAATAATGCCTCTGACAAGTATGGTTTGTCACAGGCTGATTTCTATCAAATGTATGCCTATGGACAAAAATTTCTCAAAGGTCAGGGGGAAATTTACTTGATCTACCCAGCTCATGAAAAGTTTGACCGACCTATTTCTCTCAGTTTTGAGATGGGTGATGCTGATCATAAACTTAGCTTGTGGGTGGTGCCAATCGTGATTAACCCTAGGTTCAAAGCGACTGACCTGAGGCTGCCTAAAACTTGTATGCTAAAAGATGCGTTCAATTTAGAGCATTGA
- a CDS encoding helix-turn-helix transcriptional regulator yields MPSRVQRHSAILRYIPQDPRHTTTSELMQKLANDGFSINMRMLQRDIEALCCDYAISCDDSVKPHRWFRVKGVSDTALEMTPSTALAIHMLKQHAMHMLPAQAHDNLRGFFAQADKKLQSEASPFASWASKVASLEPGFQLRPPKLDQNVIKLIEKGLIRQKVLSIDYLPRPPRHKKQYLVNPLGLVARGQVHYLVATLADSKLFRHFALHRIHSVQITDSSVHSPDNFDLTEYLDSGGMSFPKGNELKLRLKVNAIEGYHLLETPVSSDQVVEFMDNENFIIQASVNFTEELRWWLMSLADISEVLEPEHLREEVAACLKAAASKYS; encoded by the coding sequence ATGCCCAGCAGAGTTCAACGCCATAGCGCCATTCTTCGCTACATCCCGCAAGATCCACGGCACACAACAACCAGTGAGTTGATGCAGAAATTGGCTAATGATGGTTTCTCGATCAATATGCGTATGTTACAGCGTGATATTGAAGCGTTATGCTGCGACTATGCGATTAGCTGTGATGACAGTGTCAAGCCGCACCGATGGTTCAGGGTAAAAGGGGTCTCAGACACTGCTTTGGAAATGACACCAAGCACTGCCTTGGCAATACATATGCTCAAACAGCATGCAATGCATATGCTGCCAGCCCAGGCTCATGACAATCTGCGTGGATTCTTTGCCCAGGCTGATAAAAAACTACAGTCAGAAGCAAGTCCTTTCGCTAGTTGGGCATCTAAAGTGGCATCTTTGGAGCCGGGCTTTCAGTTACGCCCACCAAAGCTTGATCAGAATGTGATTAAACTGATTGAAAAAGGACTGATACGGCAAAAGGTTTTATCGATCGATTATTTGCCGCGCCCACCAAGACATAAAAAACAGTACCTGGTGAACCCTCTTGGGTTAGTTGCCAGAGGGCAAGTACATTATCTAGTTGCGACTCTGGCTGATAGCAAACTGTTCCGACACTTTGCATTACATCGAATTCATAGTGTTCAGATTACTGACAGCAGCGTACATTCCCCTGATAATTTTGATTTAACAGAGTATCTAGATAGCGGTGGTATGAGCTTTCCCAAAGGGAATGAACTCAAGCTGCGTCTAAAAGTAAATGCGATAGAGGGCTACCACTTGCTGGAAACGCCGGTCTCTTCTGATCAGGTCGTTGAATTTATGGATAATGAAAATTTTATTATCCAAGCGAGCGTCAACTTTACCGAAGAACTTCGATGGTGGTTGATGTCACTGGCAGATATCAGTGAGGTACTGGAGCCTGAGCATTTGCGAGAAGAAGTAGCGGCATGCCTTAAAGCAGCCGCTAGCAAATACAGTTAG
- a CDS encoding S1C family serine protease: protein MKRLPALLTAVLALGCSFGAWAATPQEVAKQASSSTVLIVTEDANGQPLALGSGFVVSTNKLITNYHVIEGASSGYVRIAGNKKKLEIAGILAFDRSRDLALLSVKDLVASPLSVSAVTPQVGDTIYSLGNPQGLEATFSAGIISSIRKLDNDSLLQITAPISPGSSGGPVLNVDAEVVGVAVATLRGGQNLNFAIPAKYFKSLLDREQPILPLGKLKEDKKAKSIFDSLQSGNAIDGVVGEAVRWKGDISGSLASYGDFTFGLRNKLREPVRNIIFMVIFNDHDGKPVEYFASVYSGILPARLARRVSGTVDPSIKPMTTRISRNNQFMYELTPSSQVEVRILHFEIVE from the coding sequence ATGAAGAGATTACCTGCGTTACTCACAGCAGTCCTAGCCCTCGGCTGTTCTTTTGGAGCTTGGGCAGCGACTCCTCAGGAAGTGGCCAAGCAAGCCTCCTCGTCGACCGTGTTGATTGTGACTGAAGATGCGAACGGTCAACCCCTTGCTCTCGGTAGCGGATTTGTGGTCTCTACAAACAAACTCATCACAAACTACCACGTGATCGAGGGTGCATCCTCAGGTTACGTCCGTATAGCAGGCAATAAGAAGAAGCTGGAAATCGCCGGTATTCTTGCGTTCGACAGATCTCGAGACCTAGCATTGCTCTCTGTTAAAGATCTCGTAGCATCACCCCTTTCAGTGTCCGCAGTAACCCCACAGGTTGGCGATACAATCTATAGTCTGGGCAACCCCCAAGGACTAGAAGCAACTTTCTCTGCTGGTATCATCAGCAGCATCCGAAAGCTTGACAACGATAGTCTGCTCCAGATCACTGCACCCATCTCTCCCGGTAGCAGCGGAGGTCCAGTCTTGAATGTGGACGCAGAAGTCGTAGGGGTCGCTGTGGCGACCCTTCGAGGAGGTCAGAATCTCAACTTCGCGATCCCTGCGAAGTACTTTAAGTCTCTCCTTGATCGCGAGCAGCCAATATTGCCGTTAGGCAAGCTGAAGGAAGACAAGAAGGCGAAGTCAATATTCGATTCACTCCAATCAGGCAACGCGATTGATGGCGTTGTTGGTGAGGCCGTGAGATGGAAAGGCGACATCAGTGGTTCGTTGGCCTCATATGGTGACTTTACATTTGGCCTTCGGAACAAGCTACGAGAGCCAGTTCGGAATATCATCTTCATGGTCATATTCAACGACCATGATGGCAAACCGGTCGAGTATTTCGCGTCAGTTTATTCCGGAATTCTCCCTGCTCGCCTCGCACGGCGGGTGTCAGGAACGGTTGACCCGAGTATCAAACCCATGACAACCCGGATATCTCGAAACAACCAATTCATGTACGAGCTGACACCAAGCTCTCAAGTTGAGGTGAGGATTCTACACTTTGAAATCGTCGAGTAG
- a CDS encoding IS66 family transposase has translation MGTLVNFNKQLAQRLHRVFKPLAIEQIALADVACADETGVNINASRHWVHGISSTHWALLTPHKQRGAQAMKNIGVLPRFKGVLVHDHWSVYLKFKCQHQYCNAHYLRELIRAHEQDDCRWAKLMHTLLLKINQAVTDAGGELSESAIKGCRKRYRSLITRGEKESSEKPSEAGKRGRPKQSKARNLLDRLRIYEDDTLRFMTDAKASSKRARDTNAQGAAKDIRLFPIGREHRKLLFI, from the coding sequence ATGGGCACGTTGGTTAACTTTAATAAGCAGCTTGCTCAGCGATTACATCGTGTTTTTAAGCCATTAGCAATTGAGCAAATTGCTTTAGCGGATGTGGCGTGTGCTGATGAGACGGGCGTCAATATTAATGCATCCCGCCATTGGGTTCACGGTATCTCCAGCACGCATTGGGCGCTATTAACACCCCATAAACAGAGAGGTGCGCAGGCAATGAAAAACATTGGCGTGTTACCTCGCTTCAAAGGTGTATTGGTGCATGACCATTGGAGTGTTTATTTGAAATTTAAATGTCAGCATCAGTATTGCAATGCTCATTATCTTAGAGAATTGATTCGTGCCCATGAGCAGGATGATTGTCGATGGGCAAAGCTGATGCATACGCTGCTTCTTAAAATCAATCAAGCGGTCACCGATGCGGGTGGTGAACTATCAGAATCGGCCATCAAAGGGTGCCGAAAACGTTACCGCAGCTTGATTACGCGGGGCGAGAAAGAAAGCTCCGAAAAACCAAGTGAAGCGGGCAAACGGGGTCGTCCCAAACAAAGTAAAGCGAGAAATCTTCTGGATCGTTTACGCATTTATGAAGATGATACTTTGCGCTTTATGACCGATGCAAAGGCTTCATCAAAAAGAGCGAGAGATACGAATGCTCAAGGTGCAGCAAAAGATATCAGGTTGTTTCCGATCGGCAGGGAGCACAGAAAACTATTGTTTATTTAG
- a CDS encoding ankyrin repeat domain-containing protein, whose amino-acid sequence MDTVDCQENNLSQLVINEDIEGIVNMPDQLTNEALIYACQNNKIAVVKALIDKSTFDVEYQQNLALKIALENENAPLLALLLSEGADINDRDGLLLQLLEEKKKSSADLEEIFNFGLRNCYFINWEDAAVASIKNRNPRLTEIILAATPDNIWLEVLVQALESDNQELAQHAIAAGVDFKGDNDNGCYALYDAWHNNCRSLCPELIKHCNISIVDIMPDVLDGYTLDLNFPDQGFIAALYQLSGNDIRVFQAIVDELLIDEKSDSLRNYIELLKTDKKYLNKIFTYAIDKKLDDWYPKLMALEADFELDYELDMDEIHPLTYALKGCDNRELICYLLDKPGNTYCLQPGALIDSAIDAEDWPWVKQLASYGVNPSKQGQKQLSNKLLQDDFPFKSLIIDIYQILADNHDSWAAISLASEYCHGNLIDQDANKAIQYYRQAAEASDSDAFSKLAAALVPRGDYDSLKEACHWYTQDALNGHSDAIEALISLLGDKNSLVYDIHVAEFWKRKLDEIPESSLPDHPVIFDWPEDGMV is encoded by the coding sequence ATGGATACGGTTGATTGCCAGGAAAATAACCTCTCCCAACTGGTTATAAACGAAGATATCGAAGGCATAGTTAATATGCCTGATCAACTGACAAATGAAGCGCTGATCTATGCTTGCCAGAACAACAAGATAGCCGTAGTTAAAGCACTCATTGACAAGTCGACATTTGATGTCGAGTACCAACAGAATCTTGCTCTAAAAATTGCCCTTGAAAATGAAAATGCACCCTTGCTGGCTTTATTGCTTTCAGAGGGCGCTGATATTAATGATCGTGATGGCTTGCTTCTTCAGCTTCTTGAAGAAAAGAAAAAATCTTCTGCTGATCTGGAAGAAATTTTCAATTTTGGATTAAGAAATTGTTATTTCATTAATTGGGAAGATGCAGCAGTCGCGTCTATTAAGAATCGCAATCCCCGTCTGACGGAGATCATACTAGCAGCGACTCCAGATAACATTTGGCTAGAAGTATTGGTACAAGCTTTAGAAAGTGACAACCAGGAGCTTGCCCAACACGCTATAGCTGCAGGTGTTGATTTTAAAGGCGATAATGACAATGGATGTTATGCTTTATATGATGCATGGCATAACAACTGCCGCTCTCTATGCCCCGAGTTGATCAAGCATTGCAATATCTCAATCGTTGATATTATGCCGGATGTACTTGATGGTTACACGCTCGATTTAAACTTTCCAGATCAAGGTTTTATCGCAGCGTTATATCAGCTGTCCGGGAATGACATCAGGGTCTTCCAGGCTATTGTTGATGAGCTGTTAATTGATGAAAAATCTGACTCGCTACGAAATTATATTGAATTACTGAAAACCGATAAAAAATATTTAAATAAGATTTTTACTTATGCAATTGATAAAAAACTCGATGATTGGTATCCAAAATTAATGGCACTGGAGGCTGATTTCGAGCTGGATTATGAACTGGATATGGATGAAATTCATCCGTTAACATATGCCTTGAAAGGCTGTGATAACCGAGAACTGATCTGTTACCTGCTGGATAAGCCTGGAAATACGTATTGTCTTCAACCAGGGGCATTGATTGACTCAGCCATTGATGCTGAAGATTGGCCTTGGGTAAAACAGCTGGCAAGTTATGGTGTAAACCCGTCAAAGCAAGGGCAAAAGCAGTTATCCAACAAGCTTTTGCAAGACGACTTTCCCTTCAAATCTTTGATTATCGATATTTACCAGATTTTGGCTGATAACCATGACTCGTGGGCTGCAATATCACTGGCGAGTGAATACTGTCATGGCAACCTTATTGACCAAGATGCCAACAAAGCCATTCAATATTACCGCCAGGCTGCAGAAGCGAGCGATAGCGATGCCTTCAGCAAGCTGGCTGCAGCACTTGTACCGCGAGGTGATTATGACAGCCTCAAAGAAGCCTGCCATTGGTATACGCAAGATGCTCTAAATGGTCATTCAGATGCAATAGAAGCTTTGATCAGCCTTCTTGGTGATAAGAACTCTCTTGTGTATGACATCCATGTCGCTGAATTTTGGAAAAGAAAACTGGATGAAATACCTGAATCATCTCTTCCCGACCACCCTGTCATCTTTGACTGGCCCGAAGATGGAATGGTTTAA